In Aminobacterium sp. MB27-C1, a single genomic region encodes these proteins:
- a CDS encoding DNA repair exonuclease — MGLQQDFTFLHCADLHLDSPFRGIRSYSPVIAQKLSKAVFRSFERIIDLALQEKVDFVLLAGDLYDSADRSLSAQIALREQLVRLSYAGISAYIVHGNHDPLNGDQAKLALPDKVFRFKNEVEVFPLQTKDGLNIGNIIGYSYPESEENKNIARKMAESIQGAEGFNIALLHCNAGGIQDYANYAPCVLDDLRQSSIDYWALGHIHRPLVISRQDPVVVYPGTIQGRSIRETGAHGCYLVKVSAGRAIQSIFCPTDQIRWEEEEIDTSHLESDQDIFEALHALREKHRTIAEKRGIMLRVTLTGNTSLSRRLSREGYLEEMAEELNKTEETLSDFVWFERIQNRVHPLYPIENMRKTESFIGDFIREMDTFKSECCGRENFFSVIDEALGTTRWRGRELDSFLEELSAEEIREIVEKAMVQGLDGLLQGEDNLLCDL, encoded by the coding sequence ATGGGACTCCAACAAGATTTTACTTTTCTTCATTGTGCTGATTTACATCTAGATAGTCCTTTTCGAGGAATTCGCTCATATTCGCCAGTTATTGCTCAAAAATTGAGTAAAGCTGTATTTCGTTCTTTTGAAAGGATTATAGATTTAGCACTTCAGGAAAAAGTAGATTTTGTACTTCTTGCAGGGGACCTTTATGATAGCGCAGATCGAAGTCTTAGTGCTCAGATTGCTCTCAGAGAGCAACTTGTTCGCTTAAGTTATGCCGGAATTTCTGCCTATATAGTTCATGGAAACCATGATCCTCTCAATGGAGACCAGGCAAAACTAGCCCTTCCTGATAAGGTCTTTCGTTTTAAGAATGAGGTAGAAGTTTTTCCATTGCAGACAAAAGATGGTTTGAACATTGGCAATATTATTGGATATAGCTATCCAGAGAGTGAAGAGAATAAGAATATTGCTCGTAAAATGGCGGAATCTATTCAGGGTGCAGAAGGTTTTAATATAGCTCTTCTTCACTGCAATGCAGGCGGAATACAAGATTACGCGAATTATGCTCCTTGTGTTCTCGATGACCTCCGACAATCTTCAATAGATTATTGGGCTTTAGGGCATATCCATAGACCTCTTGTAATATCTCGGCAAGATCCTGTTGTTGTTTATCCAGGAACGATTCAGGGAAGAAGTATTCGTGAGACAGGGGCTCATGGATGCTATCTTGTAAAAGTCAGTGCAGGAAGGGCAATTCAATCTATTTTTTGTCCCACGGATCAGATTCGTTGGGAAGAAGAAGAAATAGATACCTCTCATTTAGAATCAGATCAAGATATTTTTGAAGCCCTCCATGCACTTCGAGAAAAACATCGGACAATAGCTGAGAAAAGAGGCATTATGCTTCGAGTTACTCTTACAGGGAATACATCTCTTTCCCGCCGTTTATCACGCGAAGGGTATTTGGAAGAAATGGCTGAAGAACTTAATAAAACAGAAGAAACGCTTTCTGATTTTGTTTGGTTTGAACGCATTCAGAATAGAGTGCATCCACTCTATCCAATAGAAAATATGCGGAAGACAGAATCATTTATTGGTGATTTTATTCGTGAAATGGATACTTTCAAGTCAGAATGTTGCGGCAGAGAAAACTTTTTCTCCGTTATAGATGAAGCACTTGGAACCACACGGTGGAGAGGCAGAGAACTTGATTCTTTTTTAGAAGAACTTAGCGCAGAAGAAATAAGAGAAATTGTTGAAAAAGCAATGGTACAAGGATTAGATGGGTTGCTTCAAGGGGAGGATAACCTCTTATGCGATTTGTAG
- a CDS encoding AAA family ATPase: protein MRFVEFNIEGFGQLKNVTGRFPPGLSLILGENESGKTTLMNFFRYCLFGCPDGRSNRNLYLPLDGGNQRGQLTIEAFNGESLCLSMNGKKISFSEKNRKRTIEDILGYIDQEAYERIFAIGLEDMQKIKPLNEQAIQSRFFSAGAGLGTASLPAFISSLLEREKKLYKEQGRGRSSTEVNILLEKIRGANKRIESLQQYKDEYLQKKKEIEANSLGIEKIRKELSSLYHDVSLVEWAEKARTPWVEMLEAQKKLKKIQFAISFPDDGCQRFLEMQNEEIKRKEELEELETKTCKLEERLKEFDLPSIEKVLQCKESIRSISQDRNRIVREEECIKRKGDEIEDDELHLVKKIKELCKDWTVNDLESLDVSFSISKKGSDIKEKNDKLELQYLTRNEALEQAQKELEGKKSLYLSHENQVEKRKEQLPPMSVEEIKKSRSILRQIVKERDQLQAQMEAEAKNIDILLSKMKYKNLSFLMILLGFVMLVLGFFGTWSPSFIVGSTLFVAAFTLLIPYIRAKREIIIKEDFSSSLQKRDKEQEKEFLRRLQEINFLSSPQESVCFEEVEEYIDSCFENVQAYLQSLQLRDAFAEEVASCEKKMNHCQRELDETADLLHNLRQEWTSFLEETGSPKQLKIEHWSEFESHIKQLRQNLEKIKEMKKDYSSSQEYIEKKRRQLQTILEVLPLSSVFENSSLVSCIDTLTSLLDETELQKEKLTAIKIEKEQLIESHKRNVLFLSQIQESKLKLFEETGVRNENEFTNMAEKWQEAKKLKEAIENNKMSLLAISGGKEYLEQVLSQLEKRSPAEAHLYKQEKEEKKGFLADKLEELNQKQGHLKNRLEELEKNKELGGLFLEREALTEELRRTLKEWLSVVICRYVLEQTRQKHEKERQPEVFKKAGKYLQLMTDDRYTLLSTASEQGGFSVELEEKNGLLRKKEDIWSSGLADQVYLSIRLALATLYGKRMEPLPLVLDDVLVRFDEKRQIGALKALMEIALHQQVLLFSCRRDLVNIFYQAKENLENNVSVFTMNNGSFSHLEDVV, encoded by the coding sequence ATGCGATTTGTAGAATTCAATATTGAAGGTTTTGGTCAGTTAAAAAATGTAACGGGTCGTTTCCCTCCAGGGTTATCCCTCATTCTTGGAGAGAATGAAAGTGGCAAAACAACCCTTATGAATTTCTTTCGCTATTGTCTTTTCGGGTGTCCTGACGGGCGTTCAAATCGTAATTTATATCTTCCTCTAGATGGAGGAAATCAACGAGGGCAGTTAACTATAGAAGCTTTCAATGGAGAGTCTTTGTGTTTGAGCATGAACGGGAAAAAAATTAGTTTTTCAGAAAAAAACAGAAAAAGGACAATAGAAGACATTTTAGGATATATAGATCAAGAAGCGTATGAGCGTATTTTTGCTATTGGGCTTGAAGATATGCAAAAAATCAAGCCACTTAACGAACAAGCAATACAGAGTCGTTTCTTTTCTGCCGGAGCTGGTTTGGGAACGGCCTCTCTCCCCGCATTCATTTCTTCACTTTTAGAAAGAGAGAAAAAACTTTATAAAGAGCAAGGTCGTGGGCGGTCTTCGACGGAAGTAAATATTCTTTTAGAGAAAATAAGGGGAGCGAATAAGCGTATAGAAAGTCTTCAACAGTATAAAGATGAGTATCTTCAAAAAAAGAAAGAGATAGAAGCAAATAGTCTTGGCATAGAAAAAATACGCAAAGAACTCTCATCTCTTTATCATGATGTATCTCTTGTTGAATGGGCAGAGAAAGCACGCACCCCGTGGGTAGAGATGCTTGAAGCCCAAAAAAAATTGAAGAAGATACAGTTTGCTATTTCTTTTCCTGATGATGGTTGCCAACGTTTTCTTGAGATGCAGAATGAAGAAATAAAAAGAAAAGAAGAATTGGAAGAACTTGAGACGAAAACATGCAAACTTGAAGAGAGATTGAAAGAGTTTGACCTCCCTTCCATTGAAAAAGTTCTTCAGTGCAAAGAGAGTATTCGTTCTATTTCACAAGACAGAAACAGAATAGTTCGAGAAGAGGAGTGTATTAAAAGAAAAGGGGATGAAATTGAAGATGATGAGCTACATCTTGTAAAAAAAATAAAAGAACTGTGTAAAGATTGGACAGTAAACGATCTGGAGTCTTTAGATGTTTCCTTTAGTATATCGAAAAAAGGAAGCGACATAAAAGAAAAAAACGACAAACTTGAGCTTCAATACTTAACGAGAAACGAGGCACTAGAACAGGCACAAAAAGAATTAGAGGGGAAAAAGAGTCTTTATTTATCGCATGAAAACCAGGTAGAAAAAAGGAAGGAACAATTGCCCCCCATGTCTGTTGAAGAAATAAAAAAGAGCAGGTCAATTTTGCGACAAATTGTAAAAGAGCGAGATCAACTTCAAGCTCAAATGGAAGCAGAAGCAAAGAATATAGATATTTTATTGTCAAAAATGAAATATAAAAATTTGAGTTTTTTGATGATTCTTTTGGGATTTGTAATGTTAGTCTTAGGCTTTTTTGGTACGTGGTCCCCATCTTTTATAGTTGGGAGTACGCTTTTTGTTGCAGCTTTTACTCTTTTGATACCGTACATTCGCGCAAAACGGGAAATCATAATTAAAGAAGATTTTTCTTCTTCTTTACAAAAAAGAGATAAGGAGCAAGAAAAGGAGTTTCTTAGAAGGCTGCAAGAGATAAACTTCCTTTCTTCTCCACAAGAATCTGTATGCTTTGAAGAAGTAGAAGAATATATCGATAGTTGTTTTGAGAATGTACAAGCATATTTGCAATCCCTACAGCTGCGAGATGCTTTTGCAGAGGAGGTAGCATCTTGCGAAAAGAAAATGAATCATTGTCAGAGAGAACTTGATGAAACAGCAGACCTTTTACACAATCTCAGACAAGAATGGACTTCTTTTCTTGAAGAAACAGGTTCTCCTAAACAGTTGAAAATTGAGCATTGGAGTGAATTTGAAAGTCATATAAAACAGCTTCGCCAGAATCTTGAAAAAATTAAGGAGATGAAAAAAGATTACTCTTCCTCACAGGAATATATTGAGAAAAAAAGAAGACAACTTCAAACTATATTAGAAGTTTTGCCGTTGTCTTCCGTTTTTGAAAATAGCTCTCTTGTCTCTTGTATCGACACTCTTACTTCTTTGCTTGATGAGACTGAGCTACAAAAAGAGAAACTAACGGCTATAAAAATAGAAAAAGAGCAGTTAATAGAGTCTCACAAGAGAAACGTTCTTTTTTTGAGTCAAATTCAAGAAAGTAAGTTAAAGCTTTTCGAAGAAACAGGTGTCAGAAATGAGAATGAATTTACAAATATGGCTGAAAAATGGCAAGAAGCCAAGAAATTAAAAGAGGCAATTGAAAATAATAAAATGTCTCTTCTTGCTATATCTGGTGGAAAAGAATATCTAGAGCAGGTTCTAAGTCAACTTGAAAAAAGATCTCCGGCAGAAGCCCATCTCTATAAACAGGAGAAAGAGGAGAAAAAAGGATTCCTTGCAGATAAATTAGAAGAACTAAACCAAAAACAAGGTCATTTGAAAAATAGGCTCGAAGAACTCGAAAAAAATAAAGAACTTGGTGGGCTATTCTTAGAAAGAGAAGCGTTAACAGAAGAACTTCGACGTACTTTGAAAGAATGGCTATCCGTTGTTATATGTCGCTATGTTCTGGAACAAACCCGGCAAAAACATGAAAAAGAAAGACAACCGGAAGTTTTTAAAAAGGCAGGAAAATACTTGCAACTTATGACGGATGATAGATATACGCTTCTTTCTACAGCTTCGGAGCAGGGAGGCTTTTCAGTGGAACTAGAAGAAAAAAACGGATTGCTTCGCAAAAAAGAAGATATTTGGAGCAGTGGTCTTGCCGATCAAGTCTATCTCTCTATTCGGCTTGCTTTGGCGACTCTTTATGGGAAAAGGATGGAACCTCTTCCTCTTGTTCTTGATGACGTTCTTGTTCGTTTTGATGAGAAAAGACAGATAGGTGCTCTAAAAGCACTTATGGAAATTGCATTACACCAACAAGTGCTC